The genome window GGTCCATCGCTGCCGCGGCCCAGCCCAGGTAGTGGTCGAACAGCCGGGTCGCGGCGGCGAGCCGGGCGTCCGGATCGTCGGTCGCGGCGGCGAGCTCGCCGGCGTAGAGCTTGACGAGGTCGTGCATCCGGAACCGGCCCGGCGGCTCCTCCGACAGCAGGTTCGCGGCGCACAGCGCTCGCAGCGGCCGCGCGTCCCCGAGCAGCGCGGTCGCGGCCGCGCGCCCGGTGTCGCCGCCGGGCATCAGCCCGAGCAGGCGGAACGCGGTCGCGGCACTGGCGTCGAGAGAGCGGTAGGACGCTTCGAACACCACGCGCAGGCTCGCGGACAGCTCACCGGTGTCCAGCGCGTCCAGGCGGCTTTCCCGCAGTTCGGCGGCGAGCGCGGCCAGCGGGCGGTCCGGCTGGGCCGTGACGCGGGCGGCGACGATCGCGAGTGCCAGCGACAGGCCACCGCACCGGCGCAGGATTTCCCGCGTGGCCTCGGGTTCGGCGGCCAGCCGGGCGGCGCCGAGCTTGTGCGCGAGCAGGTCCCGCGCCTCGGGTTCGGCCAGGGTGCGCAGCGGGAGTGCGCCCGCGCCCCGGGTGGCGAGCAGCCCGCCCAGCTCGTGCCGGCTGGTGATCAGGACCGAGCACGACGACCCGCCGGGGAGCAGCGGGGCGACGTGCGCGGTGTCGCGGGCGTTGTCCAGCAGCACGAGCAGCCGGCGCTGGGCGGTGAGACTCCGGTACAGCGCCGCTTGCGCGTCCGGCTCCGGCGGGATCGACTCCGGCGCCACGCCCAGCGCGCCGAGGAGGCCGCGGAGCGCGCGTTCGGCGGGCACCGGTTCGTGTGCCGGGTCGAAGCCGCGCAGGTCGGCGTAGAGCTGCCCGTCGGGGAACCGGCTCGCGTGGCCGGCCGCCCACCGCAGGGCGAGCCAGGTCTTCCCGAGACCACCGGCGCCGGAGACGACCGCCACCGCACCCGGCGCGGCGAGCAGCCGGTCGAGCGCCGCGAGTTCGCCGGCGCGTCCGGTGAAGGACGGCGGCGCGGTCGGCAGCTGCCGGGGGAGCAGCCCGGCCGCCTGCCCGCCGCGCAGGATCCGTTCGTGCACCCCGCGCAGGTGCGGTCCCGGGTCGGCACCGAGCTCGTCGGCCAGCCGGGCCCGGACCCGCTCGTACTCCCGCAGCGCGTCGGCCGGGTGCCCGTCGAGGTAGAGCGCCTCGATCCGCTGCGCGGCGGCCCGTTCCGCGGCTGTGCCGCCGCGCTCGGGCCGGGCGAGCACCTCGGCGTGGGCGCCGGTGCGCAGCCGGAGGTCGTCACGGTCCAGCTCCGCGGCTTCGCGCTTGCGCTCCAGTTCGCCGCGGACGGCGTCGACCCACGGGGCGTCCAGCTCGCTGAACGGTTCGCCCCGCCACAGGGCGAGCGCCTCGTCGTACAGCGCGAGGGCCGCCTGGTCGTCCGTGGTGGCCCGCGCCCGCCGCAGGAGGTCCTCGAAGCGGTGCACGTCGACCGTCAGCGGGTCGGCGACGAGGACGTAGCCGCCGCGGTCGCGTTCGATCGCGACACCGTCGAGGGGGGCCAGCAGCCCGCGCAGCCGCGAGACGTAGGCGTAGAGGGCGTTCCTCGGCTGCCGCGGCGCCCGTTCACCCCAGACGCGGTCGATCAGCCGATCGACCGGAACGGCCCGGCCGGCGTCCAGCAGCAGCACGGCCAGCACGTCCCGCTGCCGGGCGTGCCCGACATCGAGCCGCCGCCCACCGGCCACGACCTCGACGGCACCCAGCACACGAAGTTCCACCACGACGCCCCTCCCAGCCCTCAGGCGTAGCGGATCCACAAGGTCCGCACAAGGTCTTCCGGCGACGGTGACACCGGCAGCACCGGGAGGCGCGATGATTTCCTTCGAGTACGTGACGGCGCGGATCGCCGACGTCCAGCACGAGTTCGCCGTCGCCCGCCGCTGGCGCCGCCGCATCGCCGGCGTGCTGGCGCGGCGCGGTCGAACCCGGGCGTGACCCGGCCGGTCATCGGGTTGCGGGGACCACCTCGACCACCTCGGCGAAGCCGACCACCCGGGCTCCCTCGTACATCGTCAGCCGCAACCCCGGGATGAGAGGCGGCCAGAGATCGGGTACCAGGGGGTGGAGGCGCACCATCGCCTCCTCGCCCGGAGCGAGTGTTCGCACCGCATCGAGGGTCACCGGGCCGTCGTGGCGGTCCGGGTGGTGGTCGGGCGGGAAAGCCCAGTGCGACCGGTACCCGGAGGTGATCGGGGTCCGGCGGCCGCCTTGCTCCGTGGTCAGGAGCCGGAGGCGCGCGCGGATGTGGTCGTAGTCCATGCCGGCACTATGCCCGGAACGCGTGGATCACGTGCGCCGCGAACCGGCGGGCCACCGCCGGGGTTGTGCCGTGGAGACCGGCGCCCGCGGTGATCATCAGGGTCAGGTCGCTCACGGTGACGCCCGGGCGCAAGTGGTCCGCGGCCCGGCGCATCAGTTCCGCCGCGGCGGCGAGCGAGGAAGCCCGCATCGACGCGAAGTCCAGCGCGTGCGGGTACGCGGACTTGACCGCCGTGACGAAAGCGTGGTCGCGCACCTGCAGCGCGCACAACTCCTCCACCGCGAAGCGGAAACCCCGCCAGGGATCGGGGTCGGCGAGACCCTCGGTCAGCACGGCCTGCCAGGCGAGAGCCTGGTCCGTGAACGCCTCCGTGACCAGCGTCTGCTTGGTCGGGAAGTGGCGGTACACCGTCGCGGGGCCGACCTCGGCGCGGCGGGCGATCTCGCGGATCGGGACGTCCAGGCCGTCCGTGCCGAACGCCGTGCGGGCCGCGGTGAGGATGCGCGCGCGGTTGTCCCGGGTGTCGCTGCGAGGCAAGCGGGCGGTCATCGCTCTCACTTTAGGTGAGCTCGCCCGGACCTCCATTATCGTCCACCGGCATGACACCCAGGCACGACGGCGACAGCTGGGACGCGACCTCCGGCGTCGGCGCGACCGCCACCCTGGCCGCCGTCGCGCGGGCGGTGGCGAGCCGCGAGGGGCCCGTCGACGAGCCGTTCGCCGCGCCGCTCGTCCGCGCCGTCGGGGTCGACCTCCTCACCCGGCTCGCGACCGGCGAAACGGCTCCCGGCGACCTGGTCGGCCGGGGTGCCATCGACGGGGCGAAGGTGCGTACCAAGTTCTACGACGACTTCTTCCTCGACGCGACCAGCGCGGGCATCACGCAGGCCGTGATCCTCGCCTCGGGGCTGGATTCCCGCGCCTACCGGCTGCCCTGGCCGCCCGGGACCGTCGTGTTCGAAGTCGACCAGCCGCGGGTCGCCGGGTTCAAGACGCACGCCTTGGCCGAGCTGGGCGCGGTACCCACGGCCGATCGCCGGGTGGCCGCCGCCGACCTGCGGGACGACTGGACCACCGCCGTAAGCGCCGCAGGGTTCGACCCGGACCTGCCGACGGCGTGGAGCGCTGAAGGCCTGCTGGGCTACCTGCCGCCGGAGGCGCAGGACCGGCTGCTGGACACCGTCACCGCACTCAGCGCGCCGGGCAGCCGGGTCGCCACCGAGAGCAGGCCCAACCCGGCGCCGGGAGACGACGAGAAAACCAAGACCGGCCTCGATCGCCTCTCCGCACGGTGGCGGGCGCACGGCTTCGACCTCGACCACGCGGCACTGCGGTACTTCGGCGCGCGCACCGAAGCCGCCCCTTACCTGACCGGCCTCGGGTGGACGGTGACCGGCCGCAGCGTCCGGGACCTGTTCACCGCCTACGGGTTCCCGATCGGCGACGACGAACTGCGGATGGGCGGCGTGCGCTACATCAGCGGACTCCGGTAGCGAGCCGCTCCGCCAGGTACGCGGCGAGGGCGGCCACCGTCGGGTGGTCGAACAGCGCCGCCGCCGGCAGGTCCACTCCCGCGCGGGCCGTGACGCGGGTGCGGATCTCCAGCGTGGTCAGCGAATCGAAGCCAGACCTCCCACAGGCCCCAAGCCAGTGACACCGCCGGAAGGCCTGCCGCGTGCCGGCGGGCGGCGAGGGCGTCCAGGATGCGGTTCGCGGCCGCGTAGTTGGCTTGGCCCGCCTTGCCGAACGTCCCCGCGATCGAGGAGAACAGCACGAACGCCGTCAGCGGCAGCTCGCGCGTCGCCTCGTCGAGGACCAGCGCCGCGTCCGCCTTCGGGGGGCGTCAGTCCTTTGTGGACTCGCCGGTCGCCGCCGCGGCGATGTCGAGCGCGGCTTCGGCGGGGGAGCGGTCGTCGGCGTCGTCGCCGCGTTCGGGGTGGGTGGCCACCGAGCCGGGATCGACGGCTTCGACGTGGATGCCGGTGGCGCGCAGCTCGGCGGCGAGGGCCGCGGTCAGGCCTTCGAGGGCGTACTTGGCCAGCGTGTACCCGGGGGCCCGGACGGCTTCGACGCCGGCGCCGATCTGCGCGGCGGCACCGCTGGAGACGTTGACGATCCGGGCGGCGGGGGCGGCCCGCAGCAGCGGCAGGCAGGCCTGGACGAGCGCCAGGGGTCCCAGGACGACGACGTCGTAGGAGCCGCGGGCCGCGGCGATGTCGGTGTCCAGAAGGGATGTCACGGTGAAGTCGGGCATGTTCGCGGCGTTGTTGACCAGCACGTCGAGGCGGCCTGCCGTGGCGCGGAGGTGCTCGGCGCAGGCCGCGACGTCCGCCGGGTCGGTGATGTCGAGGCGGACGGCGTCGGCGGAGAGCCCTTCGGCGACGAGCTGCGCGGCCCGTTCGCGGGTCTGCTCGAGGTTCCGCCCGGCGAGGACGACGTGGTGGCCGCGGGTGGCGAGCTCGCGGGCGACGGCGAAGCCGAGGCCCTGCGGCCGGCTGGCCCCGGTGACCAGGGCGACTTTGGTTTCGTTCATGCCACCTACTGTAGGGATCTCCTACAATTGTGCCAACCCGCTTTCTTGGCCTAGGATCACCGGCATGCCCGATCGCCCCCGTGCCCTGCTGCGCTGGCCCACCTACCTGATGGGCCGCCTCCACCGCGGCGGCGTCGCCCGGATCGACGAGGAGCTGGCGGCGATCGGCACGTCGTTGCGCGACTTCTACGTCCTGGTCTGCGTCGGCGAGTACGGCCCGCTGTCCCAGCAGTCCGTCGCCGACCGCCTCGGCCTCGAC of Amycolatopsis solani contains these proteins:
- a CDS encoding AfsR/SARP family transcriptional regulator, whose translation is MVELRVLGAVEVVAGGRRLDVGHARQRDVLAVLLLDAGRAVPVDRLIDRVWGERAPRQPRNALYAYVSRLRGLLAPLDGVAIERDRGGYVLVADPLTVDVHRFEDLLRRARATTDDQAALALYDEALALWRGEPFSELDAPWVDAVRGELERKREAAELDRDDLRLRTGAHAEVLARPERGGTAAERAAAQRIEALYLDGHPADALREYERVRARLADELGADPGPHLRGVHERILRGGQAAGLLPRQLPTAPPSFTGRAGELAALDRLLAAPGAVAVVSGAGGLGKTWLALRWAAGHASRFPDGQLYADLRGFDPAHEPVPAERALRGLLGALGVAPESIPPEPDAQAALYRSLTAQRRLLVLLDNARDTAHVAPLLPGGSSCSVLITSRHELGGLLATRGAGALPLRTLAEPEARDLLAHKLGAARLAAEPEATREILRRCGGLSLALAIVAARVTAQPDRPLAALAAELRESRLDALDTGELSASLRVVFEASYRSLDASAATAFRLLGLMPGGDTGRAAATALLGDARPLRALCAANLLSEEPPGRFRMHDLVKLYAGELAAATDDPDARLAAATRLFDHYLGWAAAAMDRFSPHEPYLRAPAACPAGPRPDFADVGAARAWLDAERATMLTTAAHAPAGLGGHVVRLSATLWRYLDVAALYHDALVLHSAALASTADGTRERGFAAMAAGSALTRLGRYDEAAGHLRQALSVALDRGDDLLESMVRNNFATIDDMRGRRPEAREQLGLALAAARRTGHVLLEGIALCNIGEHHRWCGDHETALGYLHRSGRIALDLGSAGLGGPVLAALGGAYAGLGRPAEADDHFRRALDFAKTGGDTNLEISALNEFAATKTGAEAIALYEQALDLAERSGHLLERAVAQHGLGAAHRAAGSHADAKAHLEAALATYTELGIPAAGEVRALLGEPVPGGSPVSLTGDRQS
- a CDS encoding TetR/AcrR family transcriptional regulator, producing MTARLPRSDTRDNRARILTAARTAFGTDGLDVPIREIARRAEVGPATVYRHFPTKQTLVTEAFTDQALAWQAVLTEGLADPDPWRGFRFAVEELCALQVRDHAFVTAVKSAYPHALDFASMRASSLAAAAELMRRAADHLRPGVTVSDLTLMITAGAGLHGTTPAVARRFAAHVIHAFRA
- a CDS encoding SDR family NAD(P)-dependent oxidoreductase: MNETKVALVTGASRPQGLGFAVARELATRGHHVVLAGRNLEQTRERAAQLVAEGLSADAVRLDITDPADVAACAEHLRATAGRLDVLVNNAANMPDFTVTSLLDTDIAAARGSYDVVVLGPLALVQACLPLLRAAPAARIVNVSSGAAAQIGAGVEAVRAPGYTLAKYALEGLTAALAAELRATGIHVEAVDPGSVATHPERGDDADDRSPAEAALDIAAAATGESTKD
- a CDS encoding class I SAM-dependent methyltransferase, whose product is MTPRHDGDSWDATSGVGATATLAAVARAVASREGPVDEPFAAPLVRAVGVDLLTRLATGETAPGDLVGRGAIDGAKVRTKFYDDFFLDATSAGITQAVILASGLDSRAYRLPWPPGTVVFEVDQPRVAGFKTHALAELGAVPTADRRVAAADLRDDWTTAVSAAGFDPDLPTAWSAEGLLGYLPPEAQDRLLDTVTALSAPGSRVATESRPNPAPGDDEKTKTGLDRLSARWRAHGFDLDHAALRYFGARTEAAPYLTGLGWTVTGRSVRDLFTAYGFPIGDDELRMGGVRYISGLR